The following proteins are co-located in the Sphingomonas panacis genome:
- a CDS encoding alpha/beta hydrolase family protein — MKKSTKALFAVAAAAVLIGAAPGAEPPARPGVDAPELARLGAYPVGVADLELVQPDRPNPLKGKDRPLVEDRHLPLKIWYPAAVSGPGTTYRTALSGETGVDVPFTIPGIATPGARQSTGRFPLVILAHGYGNAPELLAWLGENLASKGYVVVAPAFRDPPISDRSAFAFAGPLSRRPLDIAFVAAEVQRRARAGRAPFAAADPDRTALIGYSMGGYGVLTTAGAPLDPWLGGATRGVLAPYAAGGANAELLKVAHLKAVVAIAPAVRLQDKALWAGSGVAAVTAPTLFIVGSQDHVVGYDPGVRTAFDQEVHASRYLLTFKEAGHSIALSGAPPEMRRTFWDIDWLEDAVWRKDRLLAVQAHFITAFLDRYVKDDATKASFLDGLTPDSGTGTWPGLPRGRIAAFSPGAPTATVWKGFQPSKATGMMFEHKPAS; from the coding sequence ATGAAAAAGTCGACAAAGGCGCTGTTTGCGGTTGCGGCCGCAGCGGTGCTTATCGGCGCCGCGCCGGGGGCCGAGCCTCCGGCGCGGCCGGGCGTGGATGCGCCGGAACTCGCCCGGCTGGGGGCCTATCCGGTCGGGGTCGCAGACCTCGAACTGGTTCAGCCCGATCGGCCGAACCCGCTCAAGGGCAAGGACCGGCCGCTTGTGGAAGACCGGCACCTTCCGCTCAAGATCTGGTATCCTGCGGCGGTTTCCGGTCCCGGCACCACCTACCGCACCGCGCTTTCGGGCGAGACGGGGGTCGATGTGCCGTTCACGATCCCCGGCATCGCGACGCCGGGCGCGCGCCAAAGCACCGGGCGTTTCCCGCTCGTCATCCTCGCACATGGCTATGGCAATGCGCCCGAATTGCTGGCGTGGCTGGGCGAGAACCTCGCCAGCAAGGGATATGTCGTCGTCGCCCCCGCCTTTCGCGACCCGCCGATCAGCGACCGGAGCGCGTTCGCGTTCGCCGGTCCGCTCTCCCGGCGACCGCTCGACATCGCATTCGTCGCGGCGGAGGTACAGCGGCGCGCCCGGGCCGGGCGGGCTCCGTTCGCGGCCGCGGACCCGGATCGTACCGCGTTGATCGGTTATTCGATGGGGGGCTACGGCGTGCTTACGACTGCGGGCGCGCCGCTCGATCCGTGGCTGGGCGGCGCGACGCGCGGGGTGCTTGCGCCCTATGCCGCGGGTGGCGCGAACGCGGAGCTGCTCAAGGTCGCGCACCTCAAGGCGGTGGTGGCGATCGCGCCGGCGGTGCGCCTTCAGGACAAGGCACTCTGGGCGGGATCTGGCGTCGCGGCGGTCACCGCCCCTACGCTGTTCATCGTCGGCAGCCAGGATCATGTCGTCGGCTATGATCCGGGCGTCCGTACCGCGTTCGACCAAGAGGTCCACGCCTCCCGCTACCTGCTGACCTTCAAAGAAGCCGGCCATAGCATCGCGCTGAGTGGTGCGCCGCCCGAAATGCGCCGCACCTTCTGGGACATCGACTGGCTGGAAGATGCGGTGTGGCGCAAGGACCGCCTGCTGGCGGTGCAGGCGCATTTTATCACCGCCTTTCTCGACCGCTACGTGAAAGACGACGCGACCAAGGCGAGCTTTCTCGACGGGCTTACGCCTGACTCCGGTACCGGCACCTGGCCCGGCCTGCCGCGCGGCCGCATCGCCGCCTTCAGCCCCGGCGCACCGACCGCGACCGTCTGGAAGGGCTTCCAGCCGAGCAAGGCGACTGGCATGATGTTCGAACACAAGCCCGCATCGTGA